The following proteins come from a genomic window of bacterium:
- a CDS encoding N-acetyltransferase — protein MTLYRNALLRKARVSDVPFIAEIVNTHAQTGVMLQRPLSRIYDNVRDYMVIEVDGQVVGCGSLHVMWSDLAEIRSVALKDEFKDKGLGRAIVESLIEETKILGIERVFVLTYKVDFFAHLGFTFIEKSEMPHKIWNDCVNCVHFPNCDEVAMILVLKKENAVEE, from the coding sequence ATGACTCTTTACCGTAATGCCCTTTTAAGGAAAGCCCGTGTCAGCGATGTGCCGTTTATCGCCGAGATTGTCAACACACATGCTCAGACCGGTGTTATGCTTCAACGTCCCCTGTCGCGGATATATGACAATGTCCGTGATTACATGGTGATCGAGGTTGACGGACAGGTTGTGGGATGCGGGTCACTTCATGTGATGTGGTCGGACCTCGCCGAGATACGGTCGGTTGCGCTCAAGGATGAGTTCAAGGACAAGGGACTGGGCCGCGCTATAGTCGAGTCGTTGATCGAGGAAACGAAAATCCTCGGTATAGAGAGGGTCTTTGTTCTGACGTATAAGGTGGATTTTTTTGCCCATCTCGGATTTACGTTTATCGAAAAATCGGAAATGCCCCATAAGATATGGAACGATTGTGTTAATTGTGTGCATTTTCCGAACTGCGACGAAGTTGCAATGATCCTTGTACTGAAAAAAGAAAATGCCGTGGAGGAATGA
- a CDS encoding HAD-IA family hydrolase encodes MIKAVVFDLDNTLMDFMAMKENAIKAAANARIDAGLIMDAAEIKRELYAIYDLKGIEYQTVFDSFLEKHLGYIDWKILSSGVVAYRKAREASLVTYPHVTLTLTELLRRGLKLAVLSDAPRLEAWLRLCYLQLQHTFDSVITFDDTGFRKPHATPYQKVLSLIKTAPDETLMVGDWPERDLVGARKVGMYTVFARYGFVFDRKPVGSEGADYAIDDIREILNIVDTLNKNGGL; translated from the coding sequence TTGATCAAGGCTGTCGTATTTGATCTGGATAATACCCTTATGGATTTTATGGCCATGAAGGAAAACGCCATCAAGGCCGCTGCCAATGCCAGGATCGATGCCGGTCTCATCATGGATGCGGCAGAGATAAAACGTGAGCTGTATGCGATTTATGACCTCAAAGGCATCGAATATCAGACGGTGTTTGACAGTTTTCTTGAAAAACACCTCGGATATATCGACTGGAAGATTCTGTCGAGCGGAGTCGTTGCATACCGGAAAGCGCGGGAAGCGTCTCTTGTCACGTATCCCCATGTCACCCTGACGCTGACCGAGCTGCTCAGGCGGGGGCTCAAACTTGCAGTCCTGTCGGATGCGCCCCGGCTGGAGGCGTGGCTCAGGCTCTGCTATCTCCAGTTGCAGCATACATTCGACTCGGTTATCACATTCGACGATACGGGTTTCAGAAAACCGCATGCAACGCCGTATCAAAAAGTCCTTTCGCTTATAAAAACCGCACCCGATGAAACACTCATGGTGGGGGACTGGCCGGAACGTGATCTCGTCGGAGCGCGCAAGGTGGGCATGTATACCGTTTTTGCCCGGTATGGTTTTGTGTTCGACCGTAAACCGGTCGGTTCGGAAGGAGCCGATTATGCCATCGACGACATACGGGAAATTCTGAATATTGTCGATACGCTCAACAAGAACGGTGGGTTGTAA